A single genomic interval of Desulfolucanica intricata harbors:
- a CDS encoding YkoF family thiamine/hydroxymethylpyrimidine-binding protein: MLSAEVSLYPQKTSNASQIINNSIESLKQYNLQFNVGPISTKLQGSEEEIWAGLKSLFDQAKNQSEVNMVVTLSNSAN; encoded by the coding sequence ATGCTTAGTGCGGAAGTATCTTTATATCCCCAGAAAACTTCAAATGCGAGTCAAATTATTAACAATTCCATAGAATCACTGAAGCAGTATAACCTGCAATTTAATGTAGGCCCTATTTCTACAAAATTACAGGGCTCAGAGGAAGAGATATGGGCTGGCTTGAAATCCCTATTTGATCAGGCTAAAAATCAGAGTGAGGTTAATATGGTGGTTACACTTTCAAATTCGGCAAATTAA
- a CDS encoding dynamin family protein, whose translation MYNIYEFLRLAAELGNKYGVQLPKPTVAVLGSYNAGKSTLINGLLQTNLSPVDIVPSTKGLIFFKYGETFQAEVQTGKLKSQRFKRKNDFIQFLTDRSNRNTFEQAEVFIHSPLLKKITLVDSPGLDGPLVHDRSMEKLIKNADRLVYLFHQRGIEEFNKRFLLQLVEKYKQKKMPKISFWINCNLGNFDGTSLEETRLVLREIFSCQPDIFSINTRDPKNLDLFKCYLEIDAAEQVLGQIRKTMLQKDHELGQSAVHTVNTEYNAEFLLNFDRLKQTAEDLIGDRERLNKSANARRQLLKLLEINNKLNIRVQPNMKISNEQNKTSFNFNEIKELLLELIDRVMRGPAQKFTDHRALAALAGQIKKENFTIVAAGGFSSGKSTFFNALMSENLLPAQSKPTTFAITQISYGSHKKAVVHFASRVTLQLYDRINGKIEPRSDELNALSQWLINNHSEITAYEIYENRHFRRANHRECLNVLQDINQLVNRSRGDLSVPPLYKLVPAKLSAQIRLTEKVRLTFKSAGESTFDLTQETGQKAFYSAINSNNTFRLERVEVYHPVEYFKLASFLDTPGLDSTHKYHSEITTDYLQNSDAYLIFLNARQLLLSQGQNNPVEIISNRIKDYLKLDPKACQKIFFVLNFADTLTRLEREKVIQFVKEQLTSTIQEPQIYLISSLSALLQKDDGSFQRFINNLAKTVTNYRGKDILTRYVNEIRFILNNAVNTEQIKSATKVKQNLSFIKHSAAQYILKKKTVLINEINTRFCQLEKLIRNLKDEQDFYGFIQGISEQKKGLLFKNTKKVSCPSYFGWAADLNDYLTRSCAAITEQLAVSLNRQLSQFHLTTALHLTARPLQTLKISKMHKQVTDSLERNRGFLGRIKEREIQRDLLKLLTKEQLGLIENLSFWEKKLLKEIEQKLEPAYTGLMPNLEESSTGKRQISIRNTLHPIIKDVLKELNKIERLLNYPGVDSHGKR comes from the coding sequence ATGTATAATATTTACGAATTTCTTCGTTTAGCAGCTGAGTTGGGGAACAAGTACGGGGTACAGCTGCCCAAGCCTACCGTGGCAGTGCTTGGCTCATATAATGCAGGTAAATCAACTCTAATAAACGGGCTTTTACAAACAAATCTCAGCCCGGTGGACATTGTTCCATCTACCAAAGGTCTCATTTTTTTTAAATATGGAGAGACCTTTCAAGCTGAGGTTCAGACCGGAAAACTAAAATCACAAAGGTTTAAACGAAAAAATGACTTTATACAATTCTTAACAGACCGGAGCAATAGAAATACCTTTGAGCAGGCGGAAGTCTTTATACACAGCCCCCTTTTAAAAAAAATAACCCTGGTTGATTCACCGGGTCTGGACGGCCCGCTAGTACATGACCGCTCTATGGAAAAGCTGATCAAAAATGCCGATAGGTTGGTCTACCTTTTTCACCAGCGGGGTATTGAAGAATTTAATAAGCGTTTTCTCCTGCAATTAGTCGAAAAATACAAACAGAAAAAAATGCCGAAAATCTCTTTTTGGATTAATTGCAATTTAGGCAATTTTGACGGAACTTCCTTGGAGGAAACCAGACTTGTTCTTAGAGAGATTTTTTCGTGCCAACCGGACATTTTCAGCATCAATACCAGGGACCCTAAAAACCTGGATTTGTTTAAGTGTTATCTAGAAATAGATGCAGCTGAACAGGTGCTTGGGCAGATTAGAAAGACTATGCTGCAAAAAGATCACGAGCTGGGCCAGAGTGCTGTCCATACGGTTAATACTGAGTATAACGCGGAATTCTTGCTTAATTTTGACCGGCTCAAGCAAACGGCGGAAGATTTAATTGGTGACCGGGAACGGCTCAATAAATCTGCCAACGCCAGGAGGCAATTACTGAAACTTCTGGAAATTAATAATAAATTAAATATTAGGGTTCAGCCTAATATGAAAATTTCTAATGAACAGAATAAAACATCCTTTAACTTTAATGAGATAAAAGAGCTTTTATTGGAACTTATTGACCGGGTCATGCGCGGGCCGGCTCAAAAGTTTACTGATCACCGGGCACTTGCCGCCCTCGCCGGACAAATAAAAAAAGAAAACTTTACAATAGTAGCTGCAGGCGGGTTTTCCTCCGGCAAATCAACTTTTTTCAATGCTTTAATGAGTGAAAATCTACTACCGGCTCAAAGTAAGCCAACAACCTTTGCTATCACACAAATTAGTTATGGCTCACATAAAAAAGCGGTGGTTCATTTTGCTTCCCGGGTCACTTTACAGCTATATGACCGTATAAACGGTAAAATAGAACCCCGCAGTGATGAACTAAATGCGTTATCTCAGTGGTTAATTAATAATCATTCTGAGATAACCGCGTATGAAATTTACGAAAACAGGCATTTCAGACGTGCCAACCACCGGGAATGCTTGAATGTGTTACAAGATATTAATCAACTTGTTAACCGATCCCGAGGGGATTTATCCGTTCCGCCCCTATATAAATTAGTTCCGGCCAAACTGTCCGCTCAGATCAGACTAACAGAAAAAGTTCGCTTAACTTTTAAGTCAGCCGGGGAAAGTACCTTTGACTTGACTCAAGAAACAGGTCAAAAAGCCTTTTACTCTGCCATTAACAGTAATAATACCTTCAGGCTTGAGCGGGTGGAAGTTTATCACCCGGTAGAGTATTTTAAATTGGCTTCATTTTTGGATACCCCGGGCCTGGACTCTACTCATAAATATCATAGTGAAATAACTACCGACTACTTACAAAACAGTGATGCTTACCTAATATTTCTAAATGCCCGTCAATTATTACTAAGCCAGGGGCAGAATAACCCCGTTGAAATCATCTCTAACAGAATTAAAGATTACTTAAAATTAGATCCCAAAGCCTGTCAAAAAATCTTTTTTGTCCTTAATTTTGCCGACACACTTACCCGGCTGGAACGGGAAAAAGTTATCCAATTTGTTAAGGAACAACTTACAAGTACCATACAGGAACCTCAAATCTATTTAATATCTTCCCTGTCCGCTCTATTACAAAAGGACGACGGAAGTTTTCAGAGATTTATAAACAATCTTGCAAAAACAGTCACAAATTATCGGGGAAAAGATATTTTAACCCGTTATGTGAATGAGATCCGCTTTATTCTAAATAATGCAGTTAATACAGAGCAAATAAAATCCGCAACAAAAGTAAAACAAAACTTAAGCTTTATAAAGCATTCAGCTGCACAATACATTTTAAAGAAAAAGACTGTATTAATTAATGAAATCAATACCCGTTTTTGTCAATTAGAAAAACTGATCCGCAATCTGAAAGATGAACAGGATTTTTATGGTTTTATTCAAGGAATTTCAGAACAAAAAAAAGGCTTACTGTTTAAAAACACTAAAAAGGTAAGCTGTCCTTCATATTTTGGGTGGGCTGCCGATTTAAATGATTATCTTACCCGTAGCTGCGCAGCTATTACAGAACAACTGGCCGTCAGCTTAAACCGGCAGTTAAGCCAATTTCATTTAACAACGGCACTTCACCTTACCGCCAGGCCACTTCAAACTTTAAAAATTAGCAAAATGCACAAACAGGTTACTGACAGTTTAGAACGAAACAGGGGTTTCCTTGGCCGGATAAAGGAACGGGAAATACAACGGGATTTACTTAAACTACTTACCAAGGAGCAACTTGGATTAATTGAAAACCTCAGCTTTTGGGAAAAAAAACTACTTAAAGAAATAGAACAAAAACTGGAACCGGCATATACCGGCTTAATGCCAAACTTAGAAGAGTCTTCTACCGGTAAACGGCAAATATCTATCCGAAATACACTTCACCCTATAATAAAAGATGTCCTAAAAGAATTAAACAAAATCGAAAGATTGCTGAATTACCCGGGGGTGGATAGCCATGGAAAACGCTAG
- a CDS encoding transposase, with protein sequence MDRWFLCKNFLSWLIEHNYDWVPKAKKNTVLYCKCLDPVSGKEQYKKVNPQELLRSIYTKLCKLEKGGIISISNIYIKLPYMTTNRKGKPMRRWRYVPIAAVASTYRKETVAVDGILHEEDESATFRDAYLLISNRYDAPEEVAAVYVKRWRIEVFYRTAKQELGLTNCHSRSEASHFAHMELLFTAETLLCYAKWECNKEGAEEALSHCEMVRYLFNASHRICCSEQQIQVYFDTTGDRFSRFIEKFWPPQPFLLLWNWCHLPATA encoded by the coding sequence ATGGACCGCTGGTTTCTATGTAAAAATTTCTTAAGTTGGCTGATTGAGCACAACTACGACTGGGTGCCCAAGGCTAAGAAAAACACCGTTTTGTATTGCAAATGCCTAGACCCGGTATCTGGAAAAGAGCAATATAAGAAGGTCAATCCCCAGGAACTCCTCCGTAGCATTTATACTAAGCTCTGTAAACTCGAAAAAGGTGGAATCATCAGCATTTCCAACATCTACATCAAGCTTCCCTACATGACCACTAACCGGAAAGGTAAGCCGATGAGACGGTGGCGGTATGTCCCCATTGCAGCGGTAGCCTCCACATATCGGAAAGAGACGGTTGCTGTTGATGGAATTCTTCATGAGGAAGATGAAAGTGCTACTTTCAGGGATGCCTATCTTTTAATCAGCAACCGGTATGATGCGCCAGAAGAAGTTGCAGCTGTTTATGTAAAACGCTGGAGAATAGAGGTTTTTTACCGCACTGCCAAGCAGGAACTGGGACTAACTAACTGCCATTCGCGGTCGGAAGCGTCGCATTTTGCTCACATGGAACTACTTTTTACTGCAGAAACCCTATTGTGTTATGCAAAATGGGAATGCAATAAAGAAGGCGCCGAAGAAGCCCTCTCCCACTGCGAAATGGTCAGGTACTTATTCAACGCCAGTCATCGGATTTGCTGTAGCGAGCAACAAATCCAAGTCTATTTTGACACAACTGGCGATAGGTTTTCAAGGTTTATCGAAAAATTTTGGCCTCCACAGCCATTTTTATTGTTGTGGAATTGGTGTCATTTACCTGCAACTGCATAA